The sequence below is a genomic window from Rudanella lutea DSM 19387.
CGACTACATTCAGAAGATTGAGCAAGGCTGGACGGACGTTGATGTGATTATCACAATGCCGAACGTCATGGCAAAGGTGGGCCGTTTGGGCCGGGTATTGGGGCCTCGTGGTCTTATGCCTAACCCGAAGTCAGGTACCGTAACGCTGGAAGTAGGGAAAGCCGTTCAAGAGGTGAAAGCCGGTAAAATCGACTTTAAAGTTGATAAGCAGGGTGCTATTCACACGAGCATCGGTAAGGTATCATTTGCCCCCGAGAAGTTGGCTGAAAACGCACAGGAGATCATCTCCACGCTGTTGCGTCTGAAGCCCTCATCAGCGAAAGGTACATACGTGAAGTCGATCAACATATCGAGCACGATGAGCCCAGGCGTAACCATTGACAAAGGCACTGTAGCAGGAATCTAATCATGACACGGGAAGAAAAAGGAGCGATTATAGAAGAGTTAGCTCAGAAGTTTCAGAGCATTCCTTTCTTCTACATCACGGAGGCCAGTGGCATGAGCGTTGCTGAAGTCAATGATCTTCGTCGGAAATGCTTCGAGCGGGGTATCGAGTACAAAGTGGTAAAAAACACTTTTATCAAAAAAGCACTCGAAACGCTTGAAACGGATTATACGCCGTTTAACGATACGGTATTAGCTGGTCAGTCAGGTGTGATGTTTCACGCTCAAAACCAGAAGGCACCGGCACAACTCATTAAGGAGTTCCGTAAAACGAACGACAAGCTGAAGTTGAAAGGCGCTTCGATCGACTATAGCCTGTTTATCGGTGCAGATCAGCTGGATACGTTGATCTCGCTGAAGAGCAAGGAAGAGCTGGTCGGCGATATTATTGGTCTCTTGCAATCACCTGCGAAGAATGTGGTGTCTGCCCTTCAGAGCGGTGGTGGCAAACTGGCCGGTATCCTCAAAACGCTGTCAGAGCGCGAAGAGGCTTAATTTATCTATTACGGGCGGGTGCCTGTAATTTTCCAAACAATCGTATCACAATCAAATTACAATACTGAAATGGCAGATTTGAAAGCGTTCGCTGAGCAGCTCGTAAACCTGACGGTAAAAGAAGTTAACGAACTCGCTGCTATCCTGAAGGACGAGTATGGTATCGAACCAGCAGCTGCTGCTCCCGTAATGGTAGCTGGCGGTGCAGGTGGTGGCGAAGCTGCTGCGGCTGCGCCTGAGAAAACGTCTTTCGACGTAATCCTGAAGAACCCAGGTGCTGGTAAACTGGCTGTTGTGAAGCTGGTTAAAGACTTGACCGGTCTGGGCCTGAAAGAAGCGAAAGAACTCGTTGACGGTGCTCCGAAACCAGTTAAAGAAGGCGTAGCGAAGGACGAAGCTGAGGCTCTCCGGAAGCAATTGGAAGAAGCTGGTGCTGAAGTAGAAGTAAAGTAAGCAACTGCTTTTTCAATACAACTCCAAATAGGGGAGGCCTGACTATCCGTCAGGTCTTTTCCTGTTTGGAGACTTTTGTCTATATATAGAGGATATTGTTTAAACTAATTTTTTGGTCTAAACGTTACCTCACTATTGCCCCCTCGAGCGGGTGACGCTTAGGGCATTTAGGGCCGATTTTTTACCTTCTTAAAACAGGGGCGGAGCGCAATCGGCCACACAAATGTAATGGCTCTAACATTGGCTACAAACGCAAACAACACCAGCATGCGCAAAAACTTTGCGACGATTCAGCCAGTAATCGGATATCCTGACTTCCTCGATATCCAAATTAAATCATTCAAAGATTTTTTCCAACTTGATACACCATCAGACCACCGGTCGCAGGAAGGTCTGTTTAAGGTGTTTCAGGAAAATTTCCCTATTTCGGATTCACGCGAAAACTTCGTGCTGGACTTTATCGACTATTCGGTCGATCCACCGAAGTATTCCGTCGATGAGTGTATCGATCGGGGGCTGACGTATTCGGTGCCGCTGAAAGCAAAACTGCGGTTGTCGAACAACGATCCAGATAACGAAGACTTCGAGACAATCGAGCAGGAGGTATTCCTTGGTAATATCCCCTACATGACCGAAAAGGGCTCGTTCGTCATTAACGGAGCGGAACGAGTTATTGTTTCGCAGCTCCATCGTTCGCCGGGTGTGTTCTTCTCTATGAGCAAACACACCAACGGAACTAAGCTGTACTCAGCCCGGATCATCCCGTTCAAAGGATCTTGGATTGAGTTCTCAACGGACGTGAATAACGTAATGTACGCATACATCGACCGGAAAAAGAAATTCCCGGTTACGACCCTGTTGCGTGCCATTGGTTTTGGATCTGATAAAGACATTCTTGATCTCTTCGGCTTGTCGGAAGAGATTCCGGCAACTCCCGCTAACCTCAAGAAGGCGATTGGGCGTCGCTTGGCCGCTCGGGTACTGCGTACCTGGACGGAAGACTTTGTTGATGAAGATACAGGTGAAGTAGTTTCAATCAGCCGGAACGAGGTTCTCCTCGAGCGTGACTCCGTTATCTCGGTTGATGATATTGACGTGATTACGGACTCAGGCCAGAAGTCGGTCATCCTGCACAAGGAAGACATGAACGTGGCTGATTACAATATTATTTACAATACACTGCAGAAGGATAGCTCAAACTCGGAGAAAGAAGCCGTTGAGCAAATCTACCGGCAGTTGCGTAACGCCGATGCTCCAGATGAGCAAACAGCTCGGGAAATTATCCAGAGCCTGTTCTTCTCCGATAAGCGGTATGATCTTGGCGATGTTGGCCGGTACCGGATCAACAAGAAACTGGGTCTTGAGGTGGCTTCTGATACAAAGGTGTTGACTACGGAAGACATCGTATCTATTGTGAAGTACCTCATTGGGCTTATCAACTCAAAAGCTGTAGTCGATGATATTGACCACCTCAGCAACCGCCGGGTGCGGACCGTTGGGGAGCAGTTGTACGCACAGTTTGGTGTTGGTTTGGCCCGTATGGCCCGGACTATCAAGGAGCGGATGAACGTACGGGATAACGAAGACTTCAAGCCGGTTGATTTGATCAATGCCCGGACTCTGTCGTCGGTTATCAACTCGTTCTTCGGCACCAACCAGCTTTCACAGTTTATGGACCAAACCAACCCATTGGCCGAGGTGACGCACAAGCGTCGTATGTCGGCACTGGGACCTGGTGGTCTGTCGCGTGAGCGAGCTGGCTTCGAAGTTCGTGACGTTCACTACACGCACTACGGTCGTTTGTGTACGATTGAAACGCCGGAAGGTCCAAACATC
It includes:
- the rplJ gene encoding 50S ribosomal protein L10, yielding MTREEKGAIIEELAQKFQSIPFFYITEASGMSVAEVNDLRRKCFERGIEYKVVKNTFIKKALETLETDYTPFNDTVLAGQSGVMFHAQNQKAPAQLIKEFRKTNDKLKLKGASIDYSLFIGADQLDTLISLKSKEELVGDIIGLLQSPAKNVVSALQSGGGKLAGILKTLSEREEA
- the rplL gene encoding 50S ribosomal protein L7/L12, with amino-acid sequence MADLKAFAEQLVNLTVKEVNELAAILKDEYGIEPAAAAPVMVAGGAGGGEAAAAAPEKTSFDVILKNPGAGKLAVVKLVKDLTGLGLKEAKELVDGAPKPVKEGVAKDEAEALRKQLEEAGAEVEVK
- the rplA gene encoding 50S ribosomal protein L1, translated to MAKLTKKQKEAMSKYDASKAYSLEQAASILKEISYTKFDASVDIDVRLGVDPRKADQMVRGVATLPHGTGKTVRVLVLCTPDKEQEAKDAGADYVGLDDYIQKIEQGWTDVDVIITMPNVMAKVGRLGRVLGPRGLMPNPKSGTVTLEVGKAVQEVKAGKIDFKVDKQGAIHTSIGKVSFAPEKLAENAQEIISTLLRLKPSSAKGTYVKSINISSTMSPGVTIDKGTVAGI